In the genome of Pseudomonas putida, one region contains:
- the mutS gene encoding DNA mismatch repair protein MutS, with translation MSDLSAHTPMMQQYWKLKNQHPDQLMFYRMGDFYEIFYEDAKKAAKLLDITLTARGQSAGQSIPMCGIPFHSLEGYLAKLVKLGESVVICEQIGDPATSKGPVERQVVRIITPGTVSDEALLDERRDNLIAALLGDERLFGLAVLDITSGNFTVQEIKGWENLLAELERINPVELLIPDDWPQGLPAEKRPGCRRRAPWDFDRDSARKSLCQQFATQDLKGFGCDKLTLAIGAAGCLLTYAKETQRTTLPHLRSLRHERMDDTVILDGASRRNLELDINLAGGRDNTLQSVIDRCQTAMASRLLTRWLNRPLRDLKVLKARQDSIRCLLDSYRFEKLQPQLKEIGDIERILARIGLRNARPRDLARLRDALGALPELQNAMAELEAPHLARLAAITGTYPELASLLERAILDNPPAVIRDGGVLKTGYDAELDELLAMSENAGQFLIDLEAREKARTGLANLKVGYNRVHGYFIELPTKQAEQAPADYIRRQTLKGAERFITPELKAFEDKALSAKSRALAREKMLYDALLETLIGHLAPLQDSAAALAELDVLSNLAERALNLDLNCPSFVDEPCLRIDQGRHPVVEQVLTTPFVANDLALDNSTRMLIITGPNMGGKSTYMRQTALIVLMAHIGSFVPAARCELSLVDRIFTRIGSSDDLAGGRSTFMVEMSETANILHNATDRSLVLMDEVGRGTSTFDGLSLAWAAAERLAQLRAYTLFATHYFELTVLPESEPLVANVHLNATEHNERIVFLHHVLPGPASQSYGLAVAQLAGVPSPVIQRAREHLGRLETTSLPHEQPIQAAKGEPQVPHQSDLFASLPHPAIEKLGKLDLDNMTPRQAIETLYQLKNLL, from the coding sequence GCTGGGCGAGTCGGTGGTGATCTGCGAGCAGATCGGCGACCCGGCCACCAGCAAGGGCCCGGTGGAACGCCAAGTAGTGCGGATCATCACCCCCGGCACAGTCAGCGATGAAGCGCTGCTCGACGAGCGTCGCGACAACCTCATCGCCGCGCTGCTCGGTGACGAGCGTCTGTTTGGCCTGGCCGTGCTGGACATCACCAGCGGCAACTTCACCGTGCAGGAGATCAAAGGCTGGGAAAACCTCTTGGCCGAACTCGAACGCATCAACCCGGTCGAGCTGTTGATCCCCGACGACTGGCCCCAGGGCCTGCCGGCCGAGAAACGCCCAGGCTGCCGCCGCCGCGCGCCCTGGGACTTCGACCGTGACTCGGCGCGCAAGAGCCTGTGCCAGCAGTTCGCGACCCAGGACCTCAAGGGCTTTGGCTGCGACAAGCTGACCCTGGCCATCGGCGCCGCCGGCTGCCTGCTGACCTACGCCAAGGAAACCCAGCGCACCACCCTGCCTCACCTGCGCAGCCTGCGCCATGAGCGCATGGATGACACCGTGATCCTCGATGGCGCCAGCCGGCGCAACCTGGAGCTGGACATCAACCTGGCCGGTGGTCGCGACAACACCCTGCAATCGGTCATCGACCGTTGCCAGACCGCCATGGCCAGCCGCCTGCTGACCCGCTGGCTGAACCGCCCGCTGCGCGACCTCAAGGTACTCAAGGCCCGCCAGGACTCGATCCGCTGCCTGCTGGACAGCTACCGCTTCGAGAAGCTGCAACCGCAACTCAAGGAAATCGGCGACATCGAGCGGATCCTCGCGCGTATTGGCCTGCGCAACGCCCGCCCGCGAGACCTCGCGCGCCTGCGCGATGCCCTTGGCGCCCTGCCCGAGCTGCAGAACGCCATGGCCGAGCTCGAAGCGCCGCACTTGGCACGCCTGGCCGCCATCACCGGCACCTACCCGGAGCTGGCCAGCCTGCTGGAGCGTGCGATCCTCGACAACCCGCCAGCGGTCATCCGCGACGGCGGTGTGCTCAAGACCGGCTATGACGCTGAGCTGGACGAGCTGCTGGCCATGAGCGAGAACGCCGGCCAGTTCCTCATCGATCTGGAAGCCCGCGAAAAAGCCCGCACAGGCCTGGCCAACCTCAAGGTCGGCTACAACCGCGTGCACGGTTATTTCATCGAGTTGCCGACCAAGCAAGCCGAGCAAGCGCCAGCCGACTACATCCGGCGCCAGACCCTCAAGGGCGCCGAGCGCTTCATCACCCCCGAGCTCAAGGCTTTCGAGGACAAGGCGCTGTCGGCCAAGAGCCGCGCCCTGGCTCGGGAAAAGATGCTCTATGACGCCTTGCTCGAAACCCTGATCGGTCATCTGGCACCACTGCAGGACAGCGCCGCGGCCCTGGCCGAACTGGACGTGCTCAGCAACCTGGCTGAACGCGCCCTGAACCTGGACCTGAACTGCCCAAGCTTTGTCGACGAGCCTTGCCTGCGCATCGATCAAGGTCGCCACCCCGTCGTCGAGCAGGTACTGACCACGCCGTTCGTGGCCAACGACCTGGCGCTGGACAACAGCACGCGCATGCTGATCATCACCGGCCCGAACATGGGTGGTAAATCCACCTATATGCGCCAAACCGCCTTGATCGTACTGATGGCGCACATCGGCAGCTTCGTGCCGGCGGCGCGTTGTGAACTGTCGCTGGTGGACCGCATCTTCACCCGTATCGGCTCCAGCGACGATTTGGCCGGTGGCCGCTCGACCTTCATGGTCGAGATGAGCGAAACCGCGAACATCCTGCACAACGCCACCGACCGCAGCCTGGTGCTGATGGACGAGGTAGGCCGTGGCACCAGCACCTTCGACGGCCTGTCCCTGGCCTGGGCGGCGGCCGAACGCCTGGCCCAGTTGCGCGCCTACACCCTGTTCGCCACGCACTACTTCGAGCTGACCGTACTGCCGGAGAGCGAGCCGCTGGTGGCCAACGTGCACCTGAACGCCACCGAGCACAACGAGCGGATCGTCTTCCTGCACCACGTCCTGCCGGGCCCTGCCAGTCAGAGCTATGGCCTGGCCGTAGCGCAATTGGCCGGCGTGCCCTCGCCGGTGATCCAGCGAGCCCGCGAACACCTGGGCCGCCTGGAAACCACCAGCCTGCCCCATGAACAGCCAATCCAGGCTGCCAAGGGCGAGCCGCAGGTGCCGCACCAGAGCGATCTGTTCGCCAGCCTGCCACATCCGGCCATCGAGAAGCTGGGCAAGCTGGACCTGGACAACATGACGCCGCGCCAAGCTATCGAAACGCTATATCAACTGAAAAACCTGTTATAA
- the fdxA gene encoding ferredoxin FdxA produces MTFVVTDNCIKCKYTDCVEVCPVDCFYEGPNFLVIHPDECIDCALCEPECPAQAIFSEDEVPAGMENFIELNAELAEIWPNITERKDALPDAEEWDGKPGKIADLER; encoded by the coding sequence ATGACCTTCGTCGTCACCGACAACTGCATCAAATGCAAGTACACCGACTGCGTGGAAGTCTGTCCGGTGGACTGCTTCTACGAAGGCCCGAACTTCCTGGTCATCCACCCGGACGAGTGCATCGACTGCGCCCTGTGCGAACCGGAATGCCCAGCCCAAGCCATTTTCTCGGAAGACGAAGTGCCTGCCGGCATGGAGAACTTCATCGAGCTCAACGCCGAACTGGCGGAGATCTGGCCGAACATCACCGAGCGTAAGGATGCCCTGCCTGACGCTGAAGAGTGGGATGGCAAGCCTGGCAAGATTGCAGATCTGGAACGCTGA
- the rpoS gene encoding RNA polymerase sigma factor RpoS: MALSKEVPEFDIDDDLLLMETGIVLETDVVSDEPAVPSVRTKAKQGSSLKQHKYIDYSRALDATQLYLNEIGFSPLLSPEEEVHYARLSQKGDPAGRKRMIESNLRLVVKIARRYVNRGLSLLDLIEEGNLGLIRAVEKFDPERGFRFSTYATWWIRQTIERAIMNQTRTIRLPIHVVKELNVYLRAARELTQKLDHEPSPEEIAGLLEKPVAEVKRMLGLNERVSSVDVSLGPDSDKTLLDTLTDDRPTDPCELLQDDDLSQSIDQWLGELTDKQREVVVRRFGLRGHESSTLEDVGLEIGLTRERVRQIQVEGLKRLREILEKNGLSSESLFQ; this comes from the coding sequence ATGGCTCTCAGCAAAGAAGTGCCGGAGTTTGACATCGACGATGACCTCCTTTTGATGGAGACGGGCATCGTTTTGGAAACGGATGTGGTGTCAGACGAACCTGCTGTACCTTCGGTTCGGACCAAGGCCAAACAAGGCTCATCGCTCAAACAGCACAAGTACATCGATTACAGCCGGGCGCTCGACGCCACCCAGCTGTATCTCAACGAAATCGGCTTCTCGCCACTGCTTTCCCCCGAAGAGGAAGTGCACTACGCACGCCTGTCGCAAAAAGGCGACCCGGCTGGCCGTAAGCGCATGATCGAAAGCAACCTGCGCCTGGTGGTCAAGATTGCGCGCCGCTACGTCAATCGTGGCCTGTCGCTGCTCGACCTGATCGAAGAGGGCAACCTCGGCCTGATCCGCGCGGTGGAGAAGTTCGACCCGGAGCGTGGTTTCCGATTCTCGACCTATGCGACCTGGTGGATTCGCCAGACCATCGAACGGGCGATCATGAACCAGACCCGCACTATCCGCCTGCCCATCCACGTGGTCAAAGAACTCAACGTCTACCTGCGCGCCGCGCGGGAGCTGACCCAGAAGCTCGACCACGAGCCGTCCCCGGAGGAAATCGCCGGGCTGCTGGAAAAACCAGTAGCCGAGGTCAAGCGCATGCTTGGGCTCAACGAGCGTGTCTCTTCGGTGGACGTTTCGCTCGGCCCGGACTCCGATAAGACCCTGCTCGACACCCTGACGGATGATCGTCCCACCGATCCGTGCGAGCTGCTGCAAGATGATGACCTCTCCCAGAGCATCGACCAATGGCTGGGCGAGCTGACCGACAAGCAGCGCGAGGTTGTGGTGCGTCGATTCGGCCTGCGTGGGCACGAGAGCAGTACCCTTGAGGATGTAGGGCTGGAAATCGGTTTGACCCGGGAGCGAGTGCGGCAGATCCAGGTCGAGGGGCTCAAGCGTCTGCGCGAGATCCTTGAAAAGAATGGCCTCTCAAGCGAGTCGCTGTTCCAGTAA
- a CDS encoding peptidoglycan DD-metalloendopeptidase family protein, with product MGHTIMRQRKDRSVFKLLVIALAMATSLAGCSSTGSSGARVVDRNNTVPKRPTVTSGQYVVKPGDTLYSIAFRYGWDYKELAARNGIPAPYTIRPGQPIRFSSGSGGSTTVVSSPSSSSKTTVIRRPVGSTSTPPASNSSKPVTAPATTTAPVVTQVPAAERSVGGWTWPANGVLIGKFASNGSLNKGIDIAGDLGQPVFAASGGSVVYAGSGLRGYGELIIIKHNDTYVSAYGHNRRLLVREGQQVKAGQTIAEMGSTGTDRVKLHFEIRRQGKPVDPLQFLPRR from the coding sequence GTGGGTCACACAATCATGCGGCAACGCAAGGATCGGTCGGTTTTCAAGCTTCTGGTGATTGCGCTGGCCATGGCGACATCGCTGGCGGGCTGCTCCAGCACCGGTTCGAGTGGCGCCCGCGTGGTGGATCGCAACAACACGGTACCCAAGCGCCCGACCGTCACCTCCGGCCAGTATGTGGTCAAGCCTGGCGACACCCTGTACTCCATCGCCTTCCGCTACGGTTGGGACTACAAGGAGCTGGCCGCACGCAACGGCATCCCGGCCCCCTACACCATTCGCCCCGGCCAGCCGATCCGCTTCAGCAGCGGCAGCGGTGGCAGCACCACGGTGGTGTCCAGCCCATCCTCTTCGAGCAAGACCACGGTCATCCGCCGCCCAGTGGGAAGCACTTCCACGCCGCCTGCCAGCAACAGCAGCAAACCGGTCACAGCACCTGCGACGACCACCGCCCCAGTGGTCACACAGGTGCCCGCCGCCGAGCGTTCCGTGGGGGGCTGGACCTGGCCTGCCAACGGCGTGCTGATTGGAAAATTCGCTTCAAACGGTAGTTTGAATAAAGGCATTGATATCGCCGGTGATTTGGGACAGCCTGTTTTTGCTGCGTCTGGTGGTTCAGTGGTGTACGCCGGAAGTGGCTTGAGGGGCTACGGCGAGCTGATCATCATCAAGCACAACGATACCTACGTCAGTGCCTACGGTCATAACCGCAGGCTTTTGGTTCGGGAGGGGCAGCAGGTCAAGGCAGGGCAGACGATCGCTGAAATGGGGTCCACGGGCACTGATCGGGTGAAGCTGCATTTCGAGATTCGCCGCCAGGGTAAACCCGTCGATCCGCTCCAGTTCTTGCCACGTCGTTGA